A window from Primulina huaijiensis isolate GDHJ02 chromosome 11, ASM1229523v2, whole genome shotgun sequence encodes these proteins:
- the LOC140989069 gene encoding probable voltage-gated potassium channel subunit beta produces MKFPDQSMQYKNLGRSGLKVSQLSYGAWVTFGNQLDVKEAKSILQCCRDHGVNFFDNAEVYANGRAEEIMGQAIKELGWKRSDLVISTKIFWGGPGPNDKGLSRKHIVEGTKNCLKRLDMEYVDVLYCHRPDSFTPIEETVRAMNFVIDKGWAYYWGTSEWSAQQITEAWSVAGRLDLVGPLVEQPEYNLLSRHKVESEFLPLYANYGLGLATWSPLASGVLTGKYTFGNIPPDSRFALDNYKNLASRSLVDDVMKKVKGLKPIADELDVTLSQLAIAWCASNPNVSSVITGATKEAQIEENMKAINVIPMLTPAVMEKIEAVVQSKPKRPDSYR; encoded by the exons ATGAAATTCCCGGACCAAAGTATGCAGTATAAGAATCTCGGGAGATCGGGCCTGAAGGTGTCCCAGCTCTCCTATGGTGCTTGGGTCACATTTGGGAATCAGCTTGACGTGAAGGAAGCCAAATCAATCCTCCAATGCTGTCGCGATCATGGAGTAAACTTCTTCGACAATGCCGAGGTCTATGCCAATGGACGGGCGGAGGAGATCATGGGCCAAGCTATAAAGGAGCTTGGATGGAAGCGATCGGATCTCGTTATATCCACCAAGATCTTCTGGGGTGGGCCAGGGCCTAATGACAAGGGTTTGTCAAGAAAGCATATAGTAGAGGGAACGAAGAACTGTCTGAAGAGGCTGGATATGGAGTACGTTGATGTGCTTTATTGCCATCGGCCTGATAGCTTCACGCCTATTGAAGAGACTGTGAGGGCTATGAACTTCGTGATTGACAAGGGATGGGCTTATTATTGGGGAACTAGTGAGTGGTCTGCTCAGCAGATCACTGAGGCTTGGAGTGTGGCTGGGAGGCTGGATCTTGTGGGGCCCCTTGTCGAACAGCCTGAATACAATCTTCTTTCCAGACATAAG GTTGAATCTGAGTTTTTACCTTTGTACGCCAACTACGGTCTTGGTCTTGCCACATGGAGCCCACTTGCATCTGGAGTTTTGACTGGAAAGTATACCTTTGGAAATATTCCACCTGATAGTAGGTTTGCGTTGGACAATTACAAG AATCTCGCTAGCAGATCATTGGTAGATGATGTTATGAAGAAAGTGAAAGGGTTGAAGCCAATTGCAGATGAGTTGGATGTAACTTTATCTCAACTTGCTATTGCTTGGTGTGCTTCGAATCCTAATGTCTCATCTGTCATCACTGGTGCCACCAAAGAAGCTCAG ATTGAAGAGAACATGAAAGCTATAAATGTCATTCCTATGCTTACACCTGCAGTGATGGAAAAGATCGAAGCAGTCGTTCAGAGCAAACCTAAGCGCCCGGATTCATACCGTTAA
- the LOC140987857 gene encoding uncharacterized protein isoform X1 codes for MIESMNTVDIDDWVDVPDTPDRLAKRMISERSSVKEERHGSHVPFHLVQQKFCENGNEIQPLAVESGSRKPSAHSKKCTSSYTNTLRPLNPAAPSMASSFSFKNNPQSVVIDSGGQRQPSHLPKCASSSSNSLHPINSAGFSMASSFSSKSPLLFRKKTPTDQTDDSSHPQHLQTEKPSFSYKCNSSSFQDHYFVDLTEMSLHTPEHVNALPGGMSGSGQFECSRKSASTNGASSKDMLKSTVRSSASEGTDNMTEVISSNGYGQRSEFVDNARNKPGDDGSLRHDPTVSPRVNKQKRLVRNGCISPNNIAKAKQSAGKRNNGFAHDDNDAITSGGLPVPFDIKELVSEGRNSHNRKGKGAIIYPCTSKDPEIKNKNIPTRSSSSFNGKAKEASDHVRGSGEHIEESGKRRSTHNFQELWSSSTGEEQFIKREIEVPKYANQHNEKRTAKRETGSGVAAADDDSEVSNLVSSEHVSTLPLRQTMPLPRARLGLLNMYPSSANTFTKRQKQETTSSYSGECSTSVSDDTEVVILSSFIGQSNSRSMSGDVANLHQTIDVNDFKPNIHDEVARAKQVEADELLARELQEQLYNDLPVFGVRQVDTHTAMVLQRQDNSNNPFSSRGSLMSNLRRQSQSRSSSNLSRRGSQARASTLGRMTRPRTRFPGQPRTLLPSRGRTSMFPANMDVEMRMHMLETLEAFSDMEVGTGSLITRRDFNENDYETLLALDENNDHGGASVHQINGLPQSTVQSDNFDEACVICLETPTIGDTIRHLPCLHKFHKDCIEPWLRRRTLCPVCKTAIT; via the exons ATGATCGAG AGTATGAATACAGTGGACATTGATGATTGGGTGGATGTCCCCGATACTCCCGACAGATTAGCTAAACGAATGATTAGTGAGAGGAGTAGTGTCAAAGAGGAAAGACATGGTTCACACGTCCCTTTTCATCTAGTACAGCAAAAATTTTGTGAAAACGGGAATGAAATTCAACCATTGGCCGTGGAAAGTGGAAGCAGAAAACCATCTGCTCATTCTAAAAAATGTACTAGCAGTTACACCAACACTTTACGTCCCTTGAATCCTGCAGCTCCTTCCATGGCAAGTTCGTTCTCCTTTAAAAATAATCCCCAGTCAGTGGTCATTGACAGTGGTGGCCAAAGACAGCCTTCACATCTTCCAAAATGTGCTAGCAGTTCCAGCAACTCCCTACACCCCATTAATTCTGCGGGCTTTTCTATGGCAAGTTCATTTTCCTCTAAAAGCCCTCTCTTGTTTAGGAAGAAGACACCTACTGACCAAACCGATGATTCTAGTCACCCGCAACATCTACAGACCGAAAAGCCATCATTTAGTTATAAATGTAATTCTTCTTCATTTCAAGATCATTATTTTGTAGATCTGACAGAAATGAGTCTGCATACTCCTGAACATGTAAATGCATTACCAGGTGGAATGTCTGGCAGTGGTCAATTTGAGTGTAGTAGAAAATCAGCATCAACAAATGGGGCTTCTTCAAAGGACATGTTGAAATCGACTGTCAGGAGCAGTGCCAGTGAAGGAACAGATAATATGACTGAAGTTATCTCAAGTAATGGTTATGGACAACGTAGTGAGTTTGTTGACAATGCTCGAAACAAACCTGGTGATGATGGTTCTCTACGTCATGATCCCACTGTCTCACCTAGAGTAAACAAGCAGAAGAGATTGGTGCGGAACGGATGCATATCTCCCAATAACATAGCTAAAGCAAAACAGTCGGCTgggaaaagaaataatggttTTGCACATGATGATAATGATGCTATAACTTCTGGAGGTCTGCCTGTTCCATTTGATATTAAGGAATTGGTTTCTGAAGGTCGCAATTCCCACAATAGAAAGGGAAAAGGAGCGATTATATATCCATGCACATCCAAAGATCCTGAAATAAAAAACAAGAATATACCTACCAG GAGCTCTTCAAGTTTCAATGGAAAGGCTAAAGAAGCTAGCGATCATGTCAGGGGCTCAGGTGAACACATTGAAGAATCAGGTAAACGGAGAAGTACGCATAACTTCCAGGAACTGTGGTCCTCATCAACTGGTGAGGAACAGTTTATAAAGAGGGAAATAGAAGTCCCAAAGTATGCGAATCAACACAATGAGAAGAGGACGGCAAAAAGGGAGACAGGAAGTGGTGTTGCTGCTGCTGATGACGATTCTGAAGTCTCAAATTTGGTTTCCTCTGAGCATGTTTCCACTCTCCCTTTGAGACAAACAATGCCCCTTCCTCGGGCTAGATTAGGACTGTTAAATATGTATCCTTCTTCCGCTAACACATTCACCAAAAGGCAGAAACAGGAAACCACATCTAGTTATTCTGGTGAATGTTCAACATCGGTCTCTGACGATACAGAAGTTGTGATTCTCAGTTCATTTAttggacaatcaaattcaagatcAATGTCTGGAGATGTGGCCAATTTACATCAAACTATTgatgttaatgattttaaacCTAATATTCATGATGAAGTTGCTAGGGCTAAACAGGTTGAAGCGGATGAGCTTCTGGCTCGTGAACTTCAGGAACAACTGTACAATGACTTGCCAGTTTTTGGAGTTAGACAG GTTGATACGCACACAGCTATGGTCTTGCAGCGCCAGGACAATTCAAATAACCCCTTTTCTAGT AGAGGTTCGTTGATGTCCAATTTGCGAAGACAATCCCAGTCTCGGTCTTCTTCAAACCTCTCGCGTAGAGGATCTCAAGCTCGTGCTTCTACACTGGGAAGAATGACGAGACCGAGGACCCGTTTTCCTGGGCAACCACGTACTCTGTTGCCATCAAGAGGAAGAACTTCTATGTTCCCTGCAAACATGGATGTTGAAATG AGAATGCATATGCTGGAAACATTAGAGGCTTTCAGTGACATGGAAGTTGGCACCGGAAGCCTTATAACTCGTCGTGACTTTAATGA GAATGATTATGAAACATTATTAGCTCTTGATGAGAACAATGATCATGGTGGTGCATCAGTTCATCAGATTAATGGCCTCCCACAATCAACTGTTCAG AGTGACAATTTTGACGAGGCCTGTGTAATTTGTCTTGAAACTCCGACCATTGGTGACACCATCCGCCATCTCCCTTGTTTGCACAAATTTCACAAAGAT TGTATTGAACCATGGCTGAGGAGGAGAACATTGTGTCCCGTCTGCAAGACAGCTATAACTTGA
- the LOC140987857 gene encoding uncharacterized protein isoform X3, with protein sequence MIESMNTVDIDDWVDVPDTPDRLAKRMISERSSVKEERHGSHVPFHLVQQKFCENGNEIQPLAVESGSRKPSAHSKKCTSSYTNTLRPLNPAAPSMASSFSFKNNPQSVVIDSGGQRQPSHLPKCASSSSNSLHPINSAGFSMASSFSSKSPLLFRKKTPTDQTDDSSHPQHLQTEKPSFSYKCNSSSFQDHYFVDLTEMSLHTPEHVNALPGGMSGSGQFECSRKSASTNGASSKDMLKSTVRSSASEGTDNMTEVISSNGYGQRSEFVDNARNKPGDDGSLRHDPTVSPRVNKQKRLVRNGCISPNNIAKAKQSAGKRNNGFAHDDNDAITSGGLPVPFDIKELVSEGRNSHNRKGKGAIIYPCTSKDPEIKNKNIPTRSSSSFNGKAKEASDHVRGSGEHIEESGKRRSTHNFQELWSSSTGEEQFIKREIEVPKYANQHNEKRTAKRETGSGVAAADDDSEVSNLVSSEHVSTLPLRQTMPLPRARLGLLNMYPSSANTFTKRQKQETTSSYSGECSTSVSDDTEVVILSSFIGQSNSRSMSGDVANLHQTIDVNDFKPNIHDEVARAKQVEADELLARELQEQLYNDLPVFGVRQRGSLMSNLRRQSQSRSSSNLSRRGSQARASTLGRMTRPRTRFPGQPRTLLPSRGRTSMFPANMDVEMRMHMLETLEAFSDMEVGTGSLITRRDFNENDYETLLALDENNDHGGASVHQINGLPQSTVQSDNFDEACVICLETPTIGDTIRHLPCLHKFHKDCIEPWLRRRTLCPVCKTAIT encoded by the exons ATGATCGAG AGTATGAATACAGTGGACATTGATGATTGGGTGGATGTCCCCGATACTCCCGACAGATTAGCTAAACGAATGATTAGTGAGAGGAGTAGTGTCAAAGAGGAAAGACATGGTTCACACGTCCCTTTTCATCTAGTACAGCAAAAATTTTGTGAAAACGGGAATGAAATTCAACCATTGGCCGTGGAAAGTGGAAGCAGAAAACCATCTGCTCATTCTAAAAAATGTACTAGCAGTTACACCAACACTTTACGTCCCTTGAATCCTGCAGCTCCTTCCATGGCAAGTTCGTTCTCCTTTAAAAATAATCCCCAGTCAGTGGTCATTGACAGTGGTGGCCAAAGACAGCCTTCACATCTTCCAAAATGTGCTAGCAGTTCCAGCAACTCCCTACACCCCATTAATTCTGCGGGCTTTTCTATGGCAAGTTCATTTTCCTCTAAAAGCCCTCTCTTGTTTAGGAAGAAGACACCTACTGACCAAACCGATGATTCTAGTCACCCGCAACATCTACAGACCGAAAAGCCATCATTTAGTTATAAATGTAATTCTTCTTCATTTCAAGATCATTATTTTGTAGATCTGACAGAAATGAGTCTGCATACTCCTGAACATGTAAATGCATTACCAGGTGGAATGTCTGGCAGTGGTCAATTTGAGTGTAGTAGAAAATCAGCATCAACAAATGGGGCTTCTTCAAAGGACATGTTGAAATCGACTGTCAGGAGCAGTGCCAGTGAAGGAACAGATAATATGACTGAAGTTATCTCAAGTAATGGTTATGGACAACGTAGTGAGTTTGTTGACAATGCTCGAAACAAACCTGGTGATGATGGTTCTCTACGTCATGATCCCACTGTCTCACCTAGAGTAAACAAGCAGAAGAGATTGGTGCGGAACGGATGCATATCTCCCAATAACATAGCTAAAGCAAAACAGTCGGCTgggaaaagaaataatggttTTGCACATGATGATAATGATGCTATAACTTCTGGAGGTCTGCCTGTTCCATTTGATATTAAGGAATTGGTTTCTGAAGGTCGCAATTCCCACAATAGAAAGGGAAAAGGAGCGATTATATATCCATGCACATCCAAAGATCCTGAAATAAAAAACAAGAATATACCTACCAG GAGCTCTTCAAGTTTCAATGGAAAGGCTAAAGAAGCTAGCGATCATGTCAGGGGCTCAGGTGAACACATTGAAGAATCAGGTAAACGGAGAAGTACGCATAACTTCCAGGAACTGTGGTCCTCATCAACTGGTGAGGAACAGTTTATAAAGAGGGAAATAGAAGTCCCAAAGTATGCGAATCAACACAATGAGAAGAGGACGGCAAAAAGGGAGACAGGAAGTGGTGTTGCTGCTGCTGATGACGATTCTGAAGTCTCAAATTTGGTTTCCTCTGAGCATGTTTCCACTCTCCCTTTGAGACAAACAATGCCCCTTCCTCGGGCTAGATTAGGACTGTTAAATATGTATCCTTCTTCCGCTAACACATTCACCAAAAGGCAGAAACAGGAAACCACATCTAGTTATTCTGGTGAATGTTCAACATCGGTCTCTGACGATACAGAAGTTGTGATTCTCAGTTCATTTAttggacaatcaaattcaagatcAATGTCTGGAGATGTGGCCAATTTACATCAAACTATTgatgttaatgattttaaacCTAATATTCATGATGAAGTTGCTAGGGCTAAACAGGTTGAAGCGGATGAGCTTCTGGCTCGTGAACTTCAGGAACAACTGTACAATGACTTGCCAGTTTTTGGAGTTAGACAG AGAGGTTCGTTGATGTCCAATTTGCGAAGACAATCCCAGTCTCGGTCTTCTTCAAACCTCTCGCGTAGAGGATCTCAAGCTCGTGCTTCTACACTGGGAAGAATGACGAGACCGAGGACCCGTTTTCCTGGGCAACCACGTACTCTGTTGCCATCAAGAGGAAGAACTTCTATGTTCCCTGCAAACATGGATGTTGAAATG AGAATGCATATGCTGGAAACATTAGAGGCTTTCAGTGACATGGAAGTTGGCACCGGAAGCCTTATAACTCGTCGTGACTTTAATGA GAATGATTATGAAACATTATTAGCTCTTGATGAGAACAATGATCATGGTGGTGCATCAGTTCATCAGATTAATGGCCTCCCACAATCAACTGTTCAG AGTGACAATTTTGACGAGGCCTGTGTAATTTGTCTTGAAACTCCGACCATTGGTGACACCATCCGCCATCTCCCTTGTTTGCACAAATTTCACAAAGAT TGTATTGAACCATGGCTGAGGAGGAGAACATTGTGTCCCGTCTGCAAGACAGCTATAACTTGA
- the LOC140987857 gene encoding uncharacterized protein isoform X2, with the protein MNTVDIDDWVDVPDTPDRLAKRMISERSSVKEERHGSHVPFHLVQQKFCENGNEIQPLAVESGSRKPSAHSKKCTSSYTNTLRPLNPAAPSMASSFSFKNNPQSVVIDSGGQRQPSHLPKCASSSSNSLHPINSAGFSMASSFSSKSPLLFRKKTPTDQTDDSSHPQHLQTEKPSFSYKCNSSSFQDHYFVDLTEMSLHTPEHVNALPGGMSGSGQFECSRKSASTNGASSKDMLKSTVRSSASEGTDNMTEVISSNGYGQRSEFVDNARNKPGDDGSLRHDPTVSPRVNKQKRLVRNGCISPNNIAKAKQSAGKRNNGFAHDDNDAITSGGLPVPFDIKELVSEGRNSHNRKGKGAIIYPCTSKDPEIKNKNIPTRSSSSFNGKAKEASDHVRGSGEHIEESGKRRSTHNFQELWSSSTGEEQFIKREIEVPKYANQHNEKRTAKRETGSGVAAADDDSEVSNLVSSEHVSTLPLRQTMPLPRARLGLLNMYPSSANTFTKRQKQETTSSYSGECSTSVSDDTEVVILSSFIGQSNSRSMSGDVANLHQTIDVNDFKPNIHDEVARAKQVEADELLARELQEQLYNDLPVFGVRQVDTHTAMVLQRQDNSNNPFSSRGSLMSNLRRQSQSRSSSNLSRRGSQARASTLGRMTRPRTRFPGQPRTLLPSRGRTSMFPANMDVEMRMHMLETLEAFSDMEVGTGSLITRRDFNENDYETLLALDENNDHGGASVHQINGLPQSTVQSDNFDEACVICLETPTIGDTIRHLPCLHKFHKDCIEPWLRRRTLCPVCKTAIT; encoded by the exons ATGAATACAGTGGACATTGATGATTGGGTGGATGTCCCCGATACTCCCGACAGATTAGCTAAACGAATGATTAGTGAGAGGAGTAGTGTCAAAGAGGAAAGACATGGTTCACACGTCCCTTTTCATCTAGTACAGCAAAAATTTTGTGAAAACGGGAATGAAATTCAACCATTGGCCGTGGAAAGTGGAAGCAGAAAACCATCTGCTCATTCTAAAAAATGTACTAGCAGTTACACCAACACTTTACGTCCCTTGAATCCTGCAGCTCCTTCCATGGCAAGTTCGTTCTCCTTTAAAAATAATCCCCAGTCAGTGGTCATTGACAGTGGTGGCCAAAGACAGCCTTCACATCTTCCAAAATGTGCTAGCAGTTCCAGCAACTCCCTACACCCCATTAATTCTGCGGGCTTTTCTATGGCAAGTTCATTTTCCTCTAAAAGCCCTCTCTTGTTTAGGAAGAAGACACCTACTGACCAAACCGATGATTCTAGTCACCCGCAACATCTACAGACCGAAAAGCCATCATTTAGTTATAAATGTAATTCTTCTTCATTTCAAGATCATTATTTTGTAGATCTGACAGAAATGAGTCTGCATACTCCTGAACATGTAAATGCATTACCAGGTGGAATGTCTGGCAGTGGTCAATTTGAGTGTAGTAGAAAATCAGCATCAACAAATGGGGCTTCTTCAAAGGACATGTTGAAATCGACTGTCAGGAGCAGTGCCAGTGAAGGAACAGATAATATGACTGAAGTTATCTCAAGTAATGGTTATGGACAACGTAGTGAGTTTGTTGACAATGCTCGAAACAAACCTGGTGATGATGGTTCTCTACGTCATGATCCCACTGTCTCACCTAGAGTAAACAAGCAGAAGAGATTGGTGCGGAACGGATGCATATCTCCCAATAACATAGCTAAAGCAAAACAGTCGGCTgggaaaagaaataatggttTTGCACATGATGATAATGATGCTATAACTTCTGGAGGTCTGCCTGTTCCATTTGATATTAAGGAATTGGTTTCTGAAGGTCGCAATTCCCACAATAGAAAGGGAAAAGGAGCGATTATATATCCATGCACATCCAAAGATCCTGAAATAAAAAACAAGAATATACCTACCAG GAGCTCTTCAAGTTTCAATGGAAAGGCTAAAGAAGCTAGCGATCATGTCAGGGGCTCAGGTGAACACATTGAAGAATCAGGTAAACGGAGAAGTACGCATAACTTCCAGGAACTGTGGTCCTCATCAACTGGTGAGGAACAGTTTATAAAGAGGGAAATAGAAGTCCCAAAGTATGCGAATCAACACAATGAGAAGAGGACGGCAAAAAGGGAGACAGGAAGTGGTGTTGCTGCTGCTGATGACGATTCTGAAGTCTCAAATTTGGTTTCCTCTGAGCATGTTTCCACTCTCCCTTTGAGACAAACAATGCCCCTTCCTCGGGCTAGATTAGGACTGTTAAATATGTATCCTTCTTCCGCTAACACATTCACCAAAAGGCAGAAACAGGAAACCACATCTAGTTATTCTGGTGAATGTTCAACATCGGTCTCTGACGATACAGAAGTTGTGATTCTCAGTTCATTTAttggacaatcaaattcaagatcAATGTCTGGAGATGTGGCCAATTTACATCAAACTATTgatgttaatgattttaaacCTAATATTCATGATGAAGTTGCTAGGGCTAAACAGGTTGAAGCGGATGAGCTTCTGGCTCGTGAACTTCAGGAACAACTGTACAATGACTTGCCAGTTTTTGGAGTTAGACAG GTTGATACGCACACAGCTATGGTCTTGCAGCGCCAGGACAATTCAAATAACCCCTTTTCTAGT AGAGGTTCGTTGATGTCCAATTTGCGAAGACAATCCCAGTCTCGGTCTTCTTCAAACCTCTCGCGTAGAGGATCTCAAGCTCGTGCTTCTACACTGGGAAGAATGACGAGACCGAGGACCCGTTTTCCTGGGCAACCACGTACTCTGTTGCCATCAAGAGGAAGAACTTCTATGTTCCCTGCAAACATGGATGTTGAAATG AGAATGCATATGCTGGAAACATTAGAGGCTTTCAGTGACATGGAAGTTGGCACCGGAAGCCTTATAACTCGTCGTGACTTTAATGA GAATGATTATGAAACATTATTAGCTCTTGATGAGAACAATGATCATGGTGGTGCATCAGTTCATCAGATTAATGGCCTCCCACAATCAACTGTTCAG AGTGACAATTTTGACGAGGCCTGTGTAATTTGTCTTGAAACTCCGACCATTGGTGACACCATCCGCCATCTCCCTTGTTTGCACAAATTTCACAAAGAT TGTATTGAACCATGGCTGAGGAGGAGAACATTGTGTCCCGTCTGCAAGACAGCTATAACTTGA
- the LOC140988755 gene encoding 3-ketoacyl-CoA thiolase 2, peroxisomal-like: MEKAVERQRVLLQHLLPSFTSSSLEDIQSSISASVCSAGDSAAYQRSSVFGDDVVIVAAYRTALCKSKRGGFKDTYPDDLLAPVLKALIDKTNVKPYEVGDIVVGTVLAPGSQRASECRMAAFYAGFPETVPVRTVNRQCSSGLQAVADVAAAIKAGFYDIGIGAGLESMTSNPMAWDGSVNPRVKTMAQAQDCLLPMGITSENVAHRFGVTRQEQDQAAVESHRKAAAATASGKFKDEIIPVKTKLVDLKSGNEKEVTISVDDGIRPNASPSDLAKLKPVFKKDGSTTAGNSSQVSDGAGAVLLMKRCVAVQKGLPILGVFRSFSAVGVDPAIMGIGPAVAIPAAVKSAGLELDDIDLFEINEAFASQFVYCRKKLELDPQKINVNGGAMAIGHPLGATGARCVATLLHEMKRRGKDCRFGVISMCIGTGMGAAAVFERGDTCDVLSNVRTMETHNFLSKDAL, from the exons ATGGAGAAAGCGGTTGAGAGGCAGAGAGTTTTGCTGCAGCACCTTCTTCCGTCATTCACCTCTTCTTCGCTCGAAGATATTCAATCTTCAATTTCG GCATCTGTATGTTCAGCTGGAGATAGCGCTGCCTACCAACGGTCTTCAGTATTTGGTGATGATGTCGTTATTGTCGC TGCCTATCGTACTGCATTATGCAAGTCGAAGAGGGGTGGCTTCAAAGACACCTATCCTGATGATTTACTCGCTCCAGTTCTGAAG GCACTGATAGATAAAACAAATGTCAAACCCTATGAAGTTGGGGATATTGTTGTTGGCACTGTGTTGGCGCCAGGCTCTCAAAGAGCAAGTGAATGCAGAATGGCTGCATTTTATGCTGGCTTTCCAG AAACTGTACCTGTCAGGACCGTGAACAGGCAGTGTTCATCTGGCCTTCAAGCTGTTGCTGATGTTGCTGCAGCCATCAAAGCTGGGTTCTATGATATTG GGATTGGGGCTGGGTTAGAATCAATGACTAGCAATCCTATGGCCTGGGATGGATCAGTCAATCCAAGA GTAAAAACTATGGCTCAAGCGCAAGATTGTCTTCTTCCAATGGGTATCACTTCGGAAAATGTTGCCCATCGTTTTGGTGTCACGAGGCAGGAGCAAGATCAGGCTGCT GTTGAGTCACATAGAAAAGCTGCAGCTGCAACTGCTTCAGGAAAATTCAAAGATGAGATAATACCTGTGAAAACTAAG CTTGTGGACCTGAAATCGGGGAATGAGAAAGAAGTCACGATATCTGTTGATGATGGCATTAGACCTAATGCTTCACCATCAGATCTGGCAAAATTGAAGCCTGTTTTCAAGAAAGATGGTTCAACAACTGCTG GGAATTCTAGCCAAGTGAGTGATGGTGCTGGAGCGGTGCTCCTGATGAAGAGATGTGTTGCAGTGCAGAAAGGGCTTCCCATCCTTGGTGTATTCAG GAGCTTTTCTGCTGTTGGTGTGGATCCTGCGATCATGGGCATTGGCCCAGCTGTTGCTATTCCTGCAGCAGTCAAATCTGCTGGTCTTGAGCTTGATGACATAGATCTTTTTGAGATAAACGAG GCATTTGCTTCCCAATTTGTTTACTGCCGTAAGAAGCTGGAGCTCGATCCTCAGAAAATTAACGTTAATGGAGGTGCAATGGCTATTGGACATCCTTTGGGTGCTACAG GAGCTCGATGCGTAGCCACCTTGTTACATGAGATGAAGCGTCGAGGCAAAGATTGTCGCTTTGGTGTGATTTCCATGTGCATAG GCACTGGTATGGGAGCAGCTGCTGTGTTTGAAAGAGGCGACACATGTGACGTGCTATCCAACGTACGAACAATGGAAACACACAATTTCCTCTCCAAGGATGCTCTTTAA